The DNA region ACCATCGGGATCTTGATCCTGATCGCGATCTGCAGCGGGGTGGCACCGTCCAGCTTCGCCGCCTCGTACACCTCTGCAGGGATGGACTGCAGCGCGGTGTAGATGACGATCATGTTGAAGCCGGTGCCGCCCCACACCGCGATGTTGGACAGCGCGAGGTACAGCGGCCCGCCGTCCAGCAGGTCCGGCTGCGGCATGCCCAGCCTGTCGAGGACGAAGTAGAAGGGGCTGACGTCCGGCAGGTACAGAAAGCCCCACAGCATCGCCGCGACGACACCCGGAATGGCGTACGGGAGGAAGATCGCGAGCCGGGTGACCGGCGCGAGGCGGACCCGGTCGGTGTCGAGCATCAGCGCGAAGAGCAGCGCGAGCCCGAGCATCACCGGCACCACGATGGCGCCGTAGCCGAGCACACGCAGCGCTCCGTCGAGCAGCTGGGAGTCGGTGAGGGAGTCGGTGTAGTTCTCCAGGCCCGCCCAGACCTCCTTGCGGGCGCCCGCGCCCAGGCCGAGGCCCTTGACCTGGACCTTGTGCAGGCTGAGCCACATCGCGTAGCCGATGGGCAGCGCGAAGAAGAGGGCGAACAGGATCGTCGCGGGGAGGAGGAAGGCGTACGGGGCCCCCTTGACCCCGTACGACCTCCGGCGTGCGCTCGTCACTCCGCGACCTCGAAGCCCTGCTTCTTGAGGTCGGCGACCGTGTCGCCCTGCATCGTCTTCAGCGCGGCGCCGAAGTCCGACTTGTTCTTGGCGGCGGAGCCGAACGCGTCCTTGAACGTGGTGTACGCGACGTTGACGTTCGGGCCCCAGGCGGAGGGCGCGGTGTTCTTGGCGATGTCGGCGGCCTGGGTGTAGAAGTCCTTCTGGTTCGAGAAGAAGGCCGGCGGCTCGGCGAACGCGTCACTGGTCTGCGCGGTCGTGGCGGCCGGGTAGATGCCGCCCTCCTTCGCGAGCGCGGTCAGCGCCTGGGGGTCCGTGTTCAGCCAGGCGGCGAACTTCGCGGCGGCCGACTTGTGCTTGGAGTCCGTGGTGACTGCCGTGGACGAACCGCCCCAGCTCCCCGTGACGTCGTCGCTCTGCGACCACTGCGGCAGCGGAGCCATCGCCCACTTGCCCTTGGTGTCGGGCGCGGCGGTGGTCAGGGTGCCGGGCGCCCAGACAGCGCTGACCCAGGCGATCTGCTTGCCGGTGTTGAGCGCCTTGTTCCAGGCCGGGGTGTACATCGGCTGGTTGTCGATCGCGCCCTCCTTGACGAGGCCGCCCCAGAAGTCGGCGACCTTCTGCGTCGCCGCGTCGTCGATGCCGACCTTCCACTTCTGGCCCTCTGTCGTCCACCACTTGGCGCCCGCCTGCTGGGCGAGACCGGCGAAGAGACCGGAGTCGTTGGCGGAGAAGGTGGTCAGGTCCGTGCCCGGCGACTTCTTCTTCAGCGCGCGGGCGGTCTCGGCGAACTGGTCCCAGGTCTGCGGGACTTCGAGGCCGTACTTCTTGAACAGGTCCTGGCGGTAGTAGAACATCATCGGCCCGGAGTCCTGCGGGATCGCGTACACCGCGTCCGAGCCCAGCGTGGTCTGCTGCCAGACGCCGTCGGCGAACTTGTCCTTCACGCCGTCCACGTCGCCGGCTATGTCGGCGAGCGCGTCATTGCTGACCAGGGTCGGCAGAGCCTGGTACTCGGCCTGGACCAGGTCCGGGGCCTTCTTGGCCTTGTGCGCGGTGAGGATCTTGGTGACCAGCGTGTCGCCCGACGCCTGCTTCTTGACCGTGACCTTGATCTGGTCCTTCTTGCCCTGGCCGTTGTTCCACAGGTCGGCGACCTTGTCCATGCCAGGCGTCCAGGACCAGTACGTCAGCGAGACCGGCCCCGAGTCGGCCTCGCTGTCGTTGTCGTCCGAGGAGCCGCAGGCGGCAAGTGCGGTGGCGCCGAGCGTGACGGCGACCGAGATGGTCACGAGGCGACGCAGCTTCGTGTGTGGCATGGATCTATCTCCCTGACCGTGGTCTCCGCCTGCTGCGGAGGCCTGCCCCTTTTTCTTGTGCGGCTCGCCTCCGGGGCGCTTCAGCCGGTGTCGAGAGCACGACCGTGCTCAGCCCTTCGGGCCTCCGCGCACTCGCGACCTCGACACCGGCGCGCCCCCCGGCTCACCCGTGCTGCTTCTGTGAGCGTTCACAGTAGAGAAACATCCAGGACACTTGTCAATGGTTGTTGCTGTGCGGTTATGTTGGCCTCGCGCCACTGGAGCTGTGTGTGCACGTTCCCAAATGATCGATCGACCGGGAGACATTCCATGCCGGAGACCACCCCCAAGGGCCTCACGAGGCTCGCCTTCGGTGGGGACTACAACCCCGAGCAGTGGCCGGAAACCGTCTGGCCCGAGGACGTCCGCCTGATGCGCGAGGCCGGCGTCACGATGGTCAGCGTCGGAATCTTCTCCTGGGCGCTGCTGGAGCCCGAGCCCGGGAAATACGACTTCGGCTGGCTCGACCGCCTGCTGGACCTGCTGCACGAGAACGGGATACGCGCCGACCTCGGTACACCGACGGTGGCGCCGCCCGCCTGGTTCTACCGCGAGCACCCCGAAGCCCTGCCCGTGGCCGCCGACGGCACCCGCTACGAGTTCGGCTCGCGCGGCGCCATCTGCCACAGCAACACCCACTACCGCTCGGCCGCCGCGAACATCACCACCCGGCTCGCCACCCGTTACGCCGAACACCCCGCGCTCGCGATGTGGCACGTCCACAACGAATACGGCGTCCCCGTCTCGGCCTGCTACTGCGACAGCTGCGCCGCGCACTTCCGCCGCTGGCTCGGCAAGACGTACGGCACGGTCGACGCGGTCAACGAGGCCTGGGGCACGGCCTTCTGGGGCCAGCGGTACGCGGACCTCGACCAGATCAACCCGCCCCGGGTGACCCCGACGGTCGGCAACCCGGCCCAGGCGCTCGACTACAAGCGGTTCGCCGACGACACCATGCGCGAGAACTTCGTCGCCGAGCGGGACATCCTGCACCGCCTCGCGCCCGGCATCCCGGTCACCACCAACTTCATGACCGCCCTCAGCCAGTGCGACTCCGTCGACTACTGGGCCTGGGGCCGCGAGGTCGACCTCGTCACCAACGACCACTACCTGATCACCGACGGCCGCCGTACGCATGTGAACCTCGCGATGGCCGCCGACCTCACCCGCTCCGTCGCGGGCGGCGCCCCCTGGCTGCTGCTCGAACACTCCACGTCGGGGGTCAACTGGCAGACCCGCAACCCGGCCAAGGCCCCCGGCCAGATGGCCCGCAACTCCCTCGCCCATGTGGCCCGCGGCTCCGACGGCGCGATGTTCTTCCAGTGGCGGCAGTCACGGCGCGGCGCGGAGAAGTTCCACTCGGCGATGCTGCCGCACGCGGGCACCGACTCCCGGGTGTGGCGCGAGGTCGTCGAACTCGGCGCGTCCGTCGACTCGTTGAGCGCCGTCCGCGGCACCCGCACCCAGGCCGACGCCGCCGTCCTGTGGGACTGGCACTCCTGGTGGGCGCAGAACCTCCAGTGGCGCCCCAGCGAGGACCACGACCCGCGCGAGCGCGCCGACGCCTTCTACGAGGCCCTCTACGACCGCCACCTCACCGTCGACTTCGCCCACCCCGAAGCCGACTTGTCGGCCTATCCCCTTGTCGTCGTGCCGGCCCTCTACCTGATGACCGAGGCCGCCGGGCAGAACCTGAAGGAGTACGTCGAGAACGGCGGCACCCTCGTCGTCTCGTACTTCTCCGGCATCGTCGACGAGCGCGACGCCGTGCACGAGGGCCCCTACCCCGGCCCGCTGCGGGACGTACTCGGCCTTACGGTCGAGGAGTTCTCTCCACTGCTCGCCGGCGACCAGGTCCGCATCACCGGACCCGACGGATCCGAACTCGCCGGGGACGTCTGGACCGAGTTCGTCGTGCCGCGCGGTGCCGAGACCGTGTGGACGTACGCCGACGGGCTCACCGAGGGGCATCCCGCCGTCACCCGGCACCGGCTCGGTGAGGGGTCTGCCTGGTACGTGTCCACGCGGTTGGCGGCCCAGGGGCTCGACGCGCTTGTCGGCTGGGCCGCCGACGACGCGCGGATCGCGCCTCGTGCCGGTCTGCCTCGGGATGTCGAAGTGGTGCGGCGGGTGGGGGAGTCGGGGACGTTCCTCTTCGCGATCAACCACTCCGGTGTCGACGCGAAGGTCGCGCTCGATGCGCACGGTACTGAGCTGCTCACCGGCGAACGGGCGGCGGGGCGCCTCGCGGTACCCGCGGGGGGCGTCCGGGTCGTGCGTCTAGACGGCTGACCCGCCCCAATGATTTCGCCCCCGCCGCCCCTACCCATTCCCGTCACTGCTCGGGGGCCGGCCCCCGAACCCCCGCTCCTCAAACGCCGGAGAGGCTGAATACTTCGCGTCCCGGGCCGACACTTCAGCCCGTCCGGCGTTTGAGGACGAGGCCGTCCAGGCCGACAAGGGGGGTCTGGGGGCGCAGCCCCCAGGGACGGGAACGGGAAGGGGCGGCGGGGGCGAAGAACCCCACCCCCCTCAGCCCCCTCCGGGGCACATCCACATCATCACGTCGAAGGGACGACGGACGACGATGTTCCATCCCAGACGCACACTCAGGGCCCTGCTGCTCCCGCTGGCCGCAGGCCTGGCACTCACCGCCCTGCCCGCGCAGAGCGCCCACGCCGCAAGCACCCTCACCAACGCGGGCTTCGAGTCGAACGGCACCGGCACCGCGACCCCGACCGGCTGGTCGACCTACTCAGCGGGCGGACAGACCGCGGCCTCCTTCACGGAGTCCGGTGGCCACGGCGGCAGCCACCGCCTGTCGCACTACTCGGCTTCCGCCTACAAGGTGGAGACGTACCAGTACCTCTCGGGCCTCACCAACGGCAACTACAAGCTCACCGCCTGGGTGCGCTCGGGCGGCGGCCAGAACTCCGCCTACCTCGCGCTGAAGAACTGCGGCGGTTCGGAACAGCGCACCGACATCCCGGTCTCGTCCAGCGGCTGGATACGGATCGTCACCCCCGTCGCCGTGACGAACAACCAGTGCACGATCAGCATCAACTCCGATGCGAAGGCGGGCAACTGGATCAACGTCGACGACCTGACGTTCACCTCCGGCACGGCGGGCCTGCCCATCAAGGGCTCCGACGTGTCGTCGCTCGCCAAGAGCGAGGCCAAGGGCGGCGTCTACAAGTACAGCTCCGGCACGACCGGTGACGCGCTCGCCATCCTCAAGTCCGCCGGGCAGAACTACGCCCGGCTCAAGGTGTGGGTGAACCCCGCCGACGGCTACAACAACAAGGCACGCGTCCTGGCGACGGCCAAGCGCGTCAAGGCGCAGGGCATGAAGCTCCTCGTCGACTTCCACTACTCGGACACCTGGGCCGACCCGGGTGCCCAGTCCAAGCCCGCCGCCTGGGCCGGACACTCCTACAGCCAGCTGAAGACCGACGTCTACAACCACACGTACGACGTCCTGAACGCGCTGAAGGCGCAGGGCACCACGGCCGACATGGTGCAGGTGGGCAACGAGATCAACGGCGGCATGCTCTGGAACGAGGGCTCCACCTCGAACTGGTCGCAGCTCGCCGGGCTGCTCAACTCCGGCTACGACGCGGTCAAGGCGGTCAACTCCGGCACGACCGTGGCGCTGCACCTCGCCAAGGGCGGCGATCTGGCGGGGACCCGCTGGTGGTTCGACAGCGCGGTGTCCAACGGTGTGAAGTTCGACGTCATCGGGCTGTCCTACTACGGCTACTGGCACGGCACGCTCGCCGACTTCCAGACGACCCTGGACGACGCGGCGGCCCGCTACGGCAAGCCGGTCTACCTCGCCGAGACGGCCTACCCCTTCCGTCTCGACAGCAAGGACTCGCACGAGAACATCATCGACCTCAGCAGCGAGCTGGTGTCCGGCTACCCGGCCTCGACCGCCGGCCAGACCCAGTGGATGAAGGACGTGGCGAGCATCGTGGAGGCCGTCCCGAACGGCCGCGGCCTCGGCATCTTCTACTGGGAGTCCACCTGGACCGCGGTCACCGGCAACGGCTGGGACCCGACGGACCCCTCCTCCGGCAACGGCTGGGAGAACCAGGCCCTGTTCGGCTACGACGACAGGGCACTGCCGGCGATGGCGTGGTTCAGCCACCGGTGACGACCTGAAGGCATGGTGTGGGGGTGACGGAAGCGGGACCCGCTTCCGTCACCCCCACACCCCCTGCCCTACTCCCGCCAGAACGGCTCGCGCAGCTTGAACTTCTGCAGCTTCCCCGTCGCCGTGCGGGGCAGCGACTCCACGAAGTCGATCCGCTTGGGCGTCTTGAATCCGGCCAGCCGCGTACGGCAGTGCGCGATCAACTCCTCTGCGGTGACGCCCGATCCGTCCGTCACGACGAGCGCGGTGACCAGCTCGCCCCACTTGGCGTCCGGAATCCCGATGACCGCGACCTCGCGCACCGCCGGATGCGAGGTGATCACGTCCTCCACCTCGATAGACGAGACGTTCTCGCCGCCCGAGATGATGACGTCCTTCTTGCGGTCGGAGATCACCAAGTAGCCCTCGTCGTCGAGGTATCCGCCGTCCCCGGTGTGGAACCAGCCGCCCTCCTGCGCCTTCGCGGTCTCCTCGGGCTGGTCCCAGTACCCGTCCAGGTTGTGGTTCGAGGCGGTCAACACCTCACCGTCGACGTCCACATCGACGCGTACGCCGAGCGCGGGCACTCCCGCCCGCCCGAGCCGCCGGGCGCGATCGGTGGGCTCCAGGTCGTCCCACTCCTCCCGGCCGCGGTTGACCGTGACGAGCGGCGAGGTCTCGGTCAGCCCGTAGATCTGGATG from Streptomyces sp. NBC_00258 includes:
- a CDS encoding glycoside hydrolase family 53 protein, which translates into the protein MFHPRRTLRALLLPLAAGLALTALPAQSAHAASTLTNAGFESNGTGTATPTGWSTYSAGGQTAASFTESGGHGGSHRLSHYSASAYKVETYQYLSGLTNGNYKLTAWVRSGGGQNSAYLALKNCGGSEQRTDIPVSSSGWIRIVTPVAVTNNQCTISINSDAKAGNWINVDDLTFTSGTAGLPIKGSDVSSLAKSEAKGGVYKYSSGTTGDALAILKSAGQNYARLKVWVNPADGYNNKARVLATAKRVKAQGMKLLVDFHYSDTWADPGAQSKPAAWAGHSYSQLKTDVYNHTYDVLNALKAQGTTADMVQVGNEINGGMLWNEGSTSNWSQLAGLLNSGYDAVKAVNSGTTVALHLAKGGDLAGTRWWFDSAVSNGVKFDVIGLSYYGYWHGTLADFQTTLDDAAARYGKPVYLAETAYPFRLDSKDSHENIIDLSSELVSGYPASTAGQTQWMKDVASIVEAVPNGRGLGIFYWESTWTAVTGNGWDPTDPSSGNGWENQALFGYDDRALPAMAWFSHR
- a CDS encoding carbohydrate ABC transporter permease codes for the protein MTSARRRSYGVKGAPYAFLLPATILFALFFALPIGYAMWLSLHKVQVKGLGLGAGARKEVWAGLENYTDSLTDSQLLDGALRVLGYGAIVVPVMLGLALLFALMLDTDRVRLAPVTRLAIFLPYAIPGVVAAMLWGFLYLPDVSPFYFVLDRLGMPQPDLLDGGPLYLALSNIAVWGGTGFNMIVIYTALQSIPAEVYEAAKLDGATPLQIAIRIKIPMVAPSLVLTFFFSIIATLQVFSEPTTLKPLTNSVSTTWSPLMKVYQDAFGKGDIYSAAATAVIIAIVTLVLSFGFLRAANSRNKQEAAQ
- a CDS encoding ABC transporter substrate-binding protein, translating into MPHTKLRRLVTISVAVTLGATALAACGSSDDNDSEADSGPVSLTYWSWTPGMDKVADLWNNGQGKKDQIKVTVKKQASGDTLVTKILTAHKAKKAPDLVQAEYQALPTLVSNDALADIAGDVDGVKDKFADGVWQQTTLGSDAVYAIPQDSGPMMFYYRQDLFKKYGLEVPQTWDQFAETARALKKKSPGTDLTTFSANDSGLFAGLAQQAGAKWWTTEGQKWKVGIDDAATQKVADFWGGLVKEGAIDNQPMYTPAWNKALNTGKQIAWVSAVWAPGTLTTAAPDTKGKWAMAPLPQWSQSDDVTGSWGGSSTAVTTDSKHKSAAAKFAAWLNTDPQALTALAKEGGIYPAATTAQTSDAFAEPPAFFSNQKDFYTQAADIAKNTAPSAWGPNVNVAYTTFKDAFGSAAKNKSDFGAALKTMQGDTVADLKKQGFEVAE
- a CDS encoding beta-galactosidase, with protein sequence MPETTPKGLTRLAFGGDYNPEQWPETVWPEDVRLMREAGVTMVSVGIFSWALLEPEPGKYDFGWLDRLLDLLHENGIRADLGTPTVAPPAWFYREHPEALPVAADGTRYEFGSRGAICHSNTHYRSAAANITTRLATRYAEHPALAMWHVHNEYGVPVSACYCDSCAAHFRRWLGKTYGTVDAVNEAWGTAFWGQRYADLDQINPPRVTPTVGNPAQALDYKRFADDTMRENFVAERDILHRLAPGIPVTTNFMTALSQCDSVDYWAWGREVDLVTNDHYLITDGRRTHVNLAMAADLTRSVAGGAPWLLLEHSTSGVNWQTRNPAKAPGQMARNSLAHVARGSDGAMFFQWRQSRRGAEKFHSAMLPHAGTDSRVWREVVELGASVDSLSAVRGTRTQADAAVLWDWHSWWAQNLQWRPSEDHDPRERADAFYEALYDRHLTVDFAHPEADLSAYPLVVVPALYLMTEAAGQNLKEYVENGGTLVVSYFSGIVDERDAVHEGPYPGPLRDVLGLTVEEFSPLLAGDQVRITGPDGSELAGDVWTEFVVPRGAETVWTYADGLTEGHPAVTRHRLGEGSAWYVSTRLAAQGLDALVGWAADDARIAPRAGLPRDVEVVRRVGESGTFLFAINHSGVDAKVALDAHGTELLTGERAAGRLAVPAGGVRVVRLDG